A single Macaca mulatta isolate MMU2019108-1 chromosome 15, T2T-MMU8v2.0, whole genome shotgun sequence DNA region contains:
- the FOXB2 gene encoding forkhead box protein B2 — translation MPRPGKNSYSDQKPPYSYISLTAMAIQHSAEKMLPLSDIYKFIMERFPYYREHTQRWQNSLRHNLSFNDCFIKIPRRPDQPGKGSFWALHPDCGDMFENGSFLRRRKRFKVLRADHTHLHAGSTKGAPGAGPGGHLHPHHHHHPHHHHHHHAAAHHHHHHHPPQPPPPPPPPPHMVHYFHQQPPTAPQPPPHLPSQPPQQPPQQSQPQQPSHPGKMQEAAAVAAAAAAAAAAAVGSVGRLSQFPPYGLGSAAAAAAAAAASTSGFKHPFAIENIIGRDYKGVLQAGGLPLASVMHHLGYPVPGQLGNVVSSVWPHVGVMDSVAAAAAAAAAAGVPVGPEYGAFGVPVKALCHSASQSLPAVPVPIKPTPALPPVSALQPGLTVPAASQQPPAPSTVCSAAAASPVASLLEPTAPTAAENKGGSLHSVLVHS, via the coding sequence ATGCCGCGGCCGGGGAAGAACTCGTACAGCGACCAAAAGCCGCCCTACTCTTACATCTCGCTGACTGCCATGGCAATCCAGCACTCGGCAGAGAAGATGCTGCCTCTGAGCGACATCTACAAGTTTATCATGGAGCGCTTCCCCTACTACCGCGAGCACACACAGCGCTGGCAGAACAGCCTGCGCCACAACCTCTCCTTCAACGACTGCTTCATCAAGATTCCGCGGCGCCCCGACCAGCCTGGCAAGGGTAGCTTCTGGGCGCTGCACCCCGACTGCGGTGACATGTTCGAGAACGGCAGCTTCCTGCGGCGTCGCAAGCGCTTCAAGGTGCTGCGCGCCGACCATACTCACCTGCACGCGGGAAGCACCAAGGGCGCGCCAGGCGCCGGGCCGGGAGGGCACCTtcacccccatcaccaccaccacccccatcaccaccatcatcaccacgcTGCCGcgcaccaccaccatcaccaccacccaccccagccgccgccgccgcccccgccgccgccgcacATGGTGCACTATTTCCACCAGCAACCGCCTACTGCTCCGCAGCCGCCTCCGCATCTCCCGTCGCAGCCCCCGCAGCAACCGCCCCAGCAGTCGCAGCCTCAGCAGCCGTCTCATCCCGGCAAGATGCAGGAGGCGGCGGCCgtggcggcggcagcggcggcggccgcggcagCCGCGGTGGGCAGTGTGGGACGCCTGTCTCAGTTCCCACCTTATGGGCTGGGCTcggccgccgccgctgccgccgcggCCGCGGCGTCCACATCAGGCTTCAAGCACCCCTTTGCCATTGAGAACATTATTGGCCGGGACTACAAGGGCGTGCTGCAGGCTGGAGGGCTGCCCTTGGCGTCCGTAATGCATCACCTGGGCTACCCCGTGCCCGGCCAGCTCGGCAACGTCGTCAGCTCAGTGTGGCCGCACGTTGGCGTCATGGATTCAGTGgccgccgccgcggccgccgCAGCCGCAGCCGGAGTCCCAGTAGGCCCGGAGTATGGGGCCTTCGGGGTCCCGGTCAAGGCCCTGTGCCACTCGGCAAGCCAGAGCCTGCCTGCCGTGCCGGTGCCCATCAAGCCCACGCCTGCGCTGCCGCCCGTGTCCGCGCTGCAGCCGGGGCTCACTGTCCCCGCGGCTTCGCAGCAGCCTCCGGCGCCATCCACCGTGTGCTCCGCGGCCGCGGCCTCGCCGGTTGCCTCTCTGCTGGAGCCCACAGCCCCTACTGCGGCGGAGAACAAGGGCGGCTCCTTGCACTCGGTGCTAGTGCACTCCTAG